From a single Cyclobacterium marinum DSM 745 genomic region:
- a CDS encoding DNA-directed RNA polymerase subunit alpha gives MSILAFQMPEKVVMEKADDFHGLFTFKPLEKGYGVTIGNALRRILLSSLEGYAITAVKLPGVVHEFSSIEGVVEDVTDIILNLKQVRFKKIHDAIDNKITVEVKNQDVFTAGDIAKYTTSFEVLNPDLVICHLDKSKSLEIELTIDKGRGYLPAEESKPKEQIYGTISVDAVFTPIKNVKYRIENTRVEQKTDYEQLIMEVSTDGSIHPEKALQESAKILIQHFMLFSDQTMVIDAPGSGAIEPIDEEYLHMRKLLKTSLSDLDLSVRAYNCLKAADVKSLGDLAKLEISDMMKFRNFGKKSLAELEQLIQEKGLTFGMDLSKYKLDEE, from the coding sequence ATGTCCATATTAGCATTTCAAATGCCAGAGAAAGTGGTAATGGAAAAAGCAGACGATTTTCACGGACTGTTTACCTTTAAGCCACTTGAAAAAGGGTACGGGGTTACCATCGGAAATGCCCTCAGAAGGATTCTTTTGTCTTCACTGGAAGGATATGCTATTACAGCCGTTAAATTACCCGGTGTAGTGCATGAATTTTCCAGTATTGAGGGAGTGGTTGAAGACGTTACAGATATTATCCTTAACCTTAAGCAGGTTAGATTTAAAAAGATCCATGATGCCATTGATAATAAAATTACAGTGGAAGTCAAAAATCAGGATGTTTTTACAGCAGGTGATATTGCCAAATACACAACCTCTTTTGAAGTTTTGAATCCTGATTTGGTCATATGTCACTTGGATAAATCAAAGAGTCTCGAAATAGAACTTACAATCGATAAAGGCAGAGGATATCTTCCCGCAGAAGAGTCCAAGCCTAAAGAACAGATTTATGGTACTATTTCAGTTGATGCTGTTTTTACTCCTATTAAGAATGTAAAATACAGAATCGAAAATACCAGGGTAGAGCAAAAGACTGACTATGAACAATTAATCATGGAAGTTAGCACTGATGGATCGATACATCCTGAAAAAGCCCTACAAGAATCTGCCAAGATATTGATTCAACACTTCATGTTGTTTTCTGATCAAACAATGGTTATTGATGCTCCGGGAAGTGGTGCAATCGAACCAATTGATGAGGAATACCTTCACATGAGGAAATTGCTTAAAACTTCTTTGAGCGATTTGGATCTTTCTGTCAGAGCTTACAATTGTTTGAAAGCTGCTGACGTGAAAAGTCTGGGAGATCTTGCCAAACTTGAAATTTCTGACATGATGAAATTCAGGAACTTTGGTAAGAAATCTTTGGCAGAATTGGAACAACTAATCCAGGAAAAAGGCTTGACCTTCGGTATGGATCTGTCTAAGTATAAACTTGATGAAGAATAA
- the rplQ gene encoding 50S ribosomal protein L17, whose translation MRHGKKFNHLGRTASHRKAMLSNMAKSLLEHKRISTTLAKAKELRKYIEPLITKAKEDTTHNRRITFSYLRNKEAIKLLFGEVVEKVGNRPGGYTRIIKTGYRLGDNAEMCIIELVDFNELMLKEDKPVKKASRRSRRGSGKGTSEAAPTTEAKDSPEAEKAPEADASADVSDDKTENKDEDKKAE comes from the coding sequence ATGAGACACGGTAAGAAATTTAACCATTTGGGTAGAACCGCCTCACATAGAAAGGCCATGCTTTCGAATATGGCCAAGTCTCTTTTGGAACACAAGCGTATCAGTACCACCCTTGCCAAAGCCAAAGAGTTGAGGAAATATATCGAACCTTTGATTACTAAAGCCAAAGAAGATACTACCCACAATAGAAGGATAACATTTAGCTATCTTAGAAATAAGGAAGCTATTAAACTTCTTTTTGGAGAAGTAGTAGAAAAAGTTGGTAACCGTCCTGGTGGATATACAAGGATTATTAAAACAGGTTATAGATTGGGTGATAATGCTGAAATGTGTATCATCGAATTGGTTGATTTCAACGAATTAATGTTGAAAGAAGACAAACCTGTTAAGAAAGCTAGTAGAAGAAGTAGAAGAGGTTCCGGTAAAGGAACATCAGAAGCTGCTCCTACAACTGAAGCTAAGGATAGTCCTGAAGCTGAAAAGGCGCCTGAAGCAGATGCTTCTGCGGATGTTTCAGATGATAAGACTGAAAATAAGGATGAAGATAAAAAAGCAGAGTAA
- the carA gene encoding glutamine-hydrolyzing carbamoyl-phosphate synthase small subunit, producing MKKKKAILLLADGTVFTGSLVGSHGTNGGEICFNTGMTGYQEIYTDPSYTGQIIVNTTPHIGNYGVIDEEAESDAPLIAGIVVNDFSNVYSRLDAKSSLQEYLENHNITGIADVDTRKLVRHIRSKGAMNAIISSEYEDVESLKAELEKVPDMNGLELSSTVSTKSPYFVGDPDSSIKIACVDYGIKRNILRCLVERGIYCQVYPAKTSFQEMEQWNPDAYFLSNGPGDPAVMEYAVDTTKEILALGKPLFGICLGHQILARACGVGTYKMHHGHRGLNHPIKNILTGKSEITSQNHGFVVNKDDIENNKELEITHYHLNDGTVAGIKLKNKPAFSVQYHPESSPGPHDSRYLFDQFISQIQK from the coding sequence ATGAAAAAGAAAAAAGCAATACTTCTTTTAGCTGATGGTACTGTATTTACTGGAAGCCTTGTTGGGAGCCATGGCACCAATGGAGGTGAAATCTGTTTCAATACAGGGATGACCGGCTATCAAGAGATTTATACTGACCCATCCTATACAGGGCAAATTATTGTCAATACCACACCCCATATTGGAAATTACGGTGTGATTGATGAAGAAGCAGAATCCGATGCACCTTTGATCGCTGGAATTGTTGTCAATGACTTTTCTAATGTATACAGTAGGTTGGATGCAAAATCTTCTCTTCAGGAATACCTTGAAAATCATAACATTACCGGTATTGCCGATGTAGATACACGAAAATTGGTAAGACATATTCGGTCCAAAGGAGCAATGAATGCCATCATTAGCTCTGAATATGAAGATGTAGAAAGTCTTAAGGCCGAATTGGAAAAGGTTCCGGATATGAATGGGCTTGAACTATCTTCCACTGTTTCTACCAAAAGTCCCTACTTTGTAGGGGATCCTGATTCCTCCATCAAAATCGCTTGTGTAGATTATGGCATCAAACGTAATATTTTACGTTGCTTAGTAGAAAGAGGAATTTACTGTCAGGTTTATCCTGCCAAAACCAGCTTTCAGGAAATGGAACAATGGAATCCGGATGCTTATTTCCTTTCCAATGGACCCGGAGATCCTGCAGTTATGGAATACGCTGTTGATACCACCAAAGAAATTCTAGCTTTGGGCAAACCACTTTTCGGTATTTGCCTTGGCCATCAAATTCTGGCAAGAGCTTGTGGTGTAGGTACTTATAAAATGCATCATGGCCACCGTGGCCTCAATCATCCAATCAAAAATATTTTGACCGGGAAAAGCGAAATTACCTCTCAAAATCATGGATTTGTGGTGAATAAAGATGATATTGAAAACAATAAAGAATTGGAAATCACCCATTACCACTTAAATGATGGTACGGTTGCAGGTATTAAACTAAAAAATAAACCCGCATTTTCCGTTCAATATCACCCTGAGAGTTCTCCGGGCCCCCATGATTCAAGGTATTTATTTGATCAATTTATTTCACAAATTCAGAAATAA